In one Dama dama isolate Ldn47 chromosome 5, ASM3311817v1, whole genome shotgun sequence genomic region, the following are encoded:
- the TEKT1 gene encoding tektin-1: MAKLLQQPPKFLRAEWQIANKNQYHRAEAQRSRSERLVAESRRLVDEIEKTTRKSQSDVNKKLEQRLEEVRFWKKELDDKLEQLVYATEDLLLYQTRLEKALESFKEPLRITEKCLEYREKRVGIDLVHDEVEQELIKEHEIIRGVITLLTRTLEETSEQIRLNRSAKYNLEKDLRDKFTAITIDDICFSLNNNSPNIKYSENVVRVEPNSVSLEDWLDFSNTNVEKADKQRNNSLTLKALVDRILSQTANDLRRQCDVVDTAFKNGLKETKDARDKLALHLDKVMEEIASQEKNIVVLEKAILDQEGPAKLAHTRLESRTHRPNVELCRDVAQYRLIKEVGEITHNVARLKETLAQAQVELKGLNRRQLALQEEIQIKENTIYIDEVLCMPMRKSIPPRDGDDHGEWAGGAHPEAVC; encoded by the exons ATGGCCAAGCTACTACAACAGCCACCCAAGTTCTTGCGCGCAGAGTGGCAAATTGCCAACAAAAACCAGTACCACAGAGCCGAAGCCCAAAGGTCCCGGTCTGAACGCCTGGTAGCAGAAAGCCGGAGACTTGTGGATGAAATTGAAAAGACCACAAGAAAATCTCAAAGCGACGTGAATAAGAAACTAG AACAGAGACTTGAGGAAGTCAGGTTCTGGAAGAAGGAGTTAGATGACAAACTTGAGCAGCTGGTGTATGCGACTGAAGACCTACTCCTCTATCAGACCAGGCTGGAGAAAGCCCTGGAGAGCTTTAAAGAGCCCTTGCGCATCACAGAGAAATGCTTGGAATACAG GGAGAAGCGGGTTGGCATTGACCTGGTCCATGATGAGGTGGAACAGGAGCTGATCAAGGAACATGAGATCATCCGGGGAGTAATAACCCTCCTGACCCGCACCCTGGAGGAGACATCCGAGCAAATCAG GCTGAACCGCTCTGCCAAGTACAATCTTGAAAAGGATTTGAGGGACAAGTTTACAGCCATAACCATTGATGATATCTGCTTCTCACTCAACAACAACTCACCAAACATCAAGTATTCTGAGAACGTTGTGAGGGTTGAACCAAA CTCCGTGAGTCTGGAAGACTGGctagacttctccaacaccaacgtGGAAAAGGCTGACAAGCAGAGGAACAACTCCCTGACGCTGAAGGCCTTGGTGGACCGAATCCTGTCCCAGACCGCCAATGACCTGCGCAGGCAGTGTGATGTGGTGGACACCGCCTTCAAGAATGGGCTGAAGGAGACCAAGGACGCCAGGGACAAACTGGCTCTTCATCTGGACAAG GTCATGGAAGAGATTGCCTCCCAGGAGAAAAACATTGTGGTTCTTGAAAAAGCCATCCTCGACCAAGAAGGGCCTGCCAAGTTGGCTCACACCCGCCTGGAGAGCAGGACACACCGGCCTAACGTGGAGCTGTGTCGAGATGTGGCACAGTACAGGCTGATCAAGGAGGTCGGTGAGATCACCCACAATGTCGCAAG ATTGAAGGAAACACTAGCCCAAGCTCAAGTAGAGCTGAAAGGCCTGAATCGCAGGCAGCTGGCCCTGCAGGAGGAGATCCAGATCAAGGAGAACACCATCTACATCGACGAGGTGCTGTGTATGCCCATGAGAAAGTCCATCCCGCCTCGGGACGGGGATGACCATGGGGAGTGGGCAGGGGGCGCCCATCCCGAGGCTGTCTGCTGA